TCCGAGGCGCTGACCGAATGGCGTTTTCTCGACTGGTCGACGGCCGATGACGATACGCTCAAACACGCCGGTTTGCAGGGGCTGCTGGCCTGGACCTTCGACTGCGGCGCCGATCTCGCTTCAGAGCTGAACGATCCGCGCCTCGCGCTCCGCTGCCGTGTGGCGGCTTCGAAGCTGCGCACGGTCGCGCCGGACTGCCGCGGCAACAAGATCGCCGCGGCGATGCAGATTCTCGGCGGCGTCGGCGACGCCCGGAAGCTGAACGACGAAATCATGCGGAACCGGCCCGATCACGGCATCAGCACCTTCTACGGCTACTTCGTGCTGCTGGCCCGCGCCGAGGCCGGCGATGTCGCCGGCGCGCTCGACGTGATCCGCAGCTACTGGGGCGGCATGCTCGACTTCGGCGCGACGACCTTCTGGGAGGACTTCGATCTGGAGTGGACGCGCAACGCCTACGGCATCGACCAGTTGCCGGTTCCGGGCAAGGACGATATCCACGGCGATTTCGGCAAGCACTGCTACACGGGGCTGCGCCACAGCCTCTGCCACGGCTGGGCCGGCGGACCGGCCGCGTTCCTGACCGAAAAGGTGCTCGGCATCCGTCCCGCCGCCCCCGGGTTCGTACAGGCCAAAATCGAACCGTGCCTCGGCGGGCTCACCCGGGTCGAGGGGAGCCAGCCCACGCCCTTCGGTGAAATCGAGCTTTCGGTCCGCAAAATCGGCAACAAGGAGCGACGGCTCCTGAAGCTTCCGAAGGAGGTCCGTGAAGTTTAGTCCGGATGTCGCATGAGAACGTCTCAACTTCTCTCCGTTCCGGCACGTTTTCAGGCAATGTCCGGGCCGGCACCCGGATATGAGGACCCGGGAAAGGCGGCAGCGAGCCCGCAGGCCGGGGGGCCCGCCGCACAGTCAGATCAGGGAAGGACGGGCTTCTCCTGACGTCCCTTCACGAACTGGTTCGGGTCGTTTTCGACGTTCTGCGTGAACTCCTGCAGCTGCCGCAGCGAATTGTCGAGACGGGTCAGGGTCATTTCAAGCCGCAGCTTCAATGCGGCGGCGTCGTCGCTGAGCTTTGCGCCGCCCGCCTCGGCCTTTTTGATCGCGGCGGAAGCGTCGGTCAGGAACGTATTCAGGCTTCTGACCATGGTGCCGAGCTCGGGGCTGTCGCCGAACTTGCGCAGCGAGAGAATTCCGGCATCGAGGTTGTCGATCGCGCGATTGACCTTCTGCACGTTCTCTTCGGAGAGCGCGGCCTGCAGCCGCCGGCTTGAAGTTTCGAGGTTCGAACAGATCTGATTGATGTTGTTCAACGTGCTTTTGAGTTCGCCGCGATTCAGGATTTCGCTCATGTTGTCGAGCGTTTCATTCAGCTTGTCGGCGAGCTGGATGAAGTTGACTTTCTCGAGTTCGTCCAGCATGCGGCTGATGTTCTGGATCGCATTGCCGATGTGCGACGGACGCGACGGGATGTAGATGACGCCGTCGCCGGGCTGGACGTCGAGATGCGGCATCGCCGGAGGCAGCGAATCGCTGACCGACAGCTCAAGATAGGCGCCGCCCATGATGCCGGCCGCGTTGATGAAGCAGCTCATATTCTTCTTGCGCATGACGGTCGCGAAGTTCGTGCCGCCCGGCGCATAGTCTCCGGCGAGATCGTCGTCCTGTTCGACCGCCGACGGGAAAATGTCGAAGTAAACCGCGATGTAGCCGTCCTTCTGGCGCATGGTCATGGCGGTGATTTTGCCGACCGGGAGCCCGAGATACTTGACCGGAGAACCGACCGCCAGCCCCTCCACCGACGTGTTCAGGACCGTCATGGCCCGGTAGCGCGGCTCGAACAGCTTGCCGACGCCGACCGAAATGAAACCGATGACGAGGAGAGCGATCGAGATCAGCAGGAATCCCCCGAGTTTCAACCGATTTGCTTCATTCATGATTCGATATTCCCGTGATTAACTTACAAAACTGAACAGCGCGGTCATGGCGGCATCGGTGACCACGATCAGAAAAATCGACGTGACGACCGCGCCCGTGGTCGCCTTGCCGACCCCCTGCGCATCACGTTCGGCACTGACGCCTTTCCAACAGCCGACCGCGGCGACGATGACCGCGAACAGCATGCTCTTGACGATCCCCTGCGCAAGATCGACCGGCTGGATGACCTCAAAGGTCTTGCTCAGATACTCCGCGATGGATGTATTCAGCATCGAACAGACGATGAACATGCCGCCGACAATGCCGCAGACATCCGATATGATCGTCAGCCCCGGCATGACGAAAATCAGCGCAATGAGCTTCGGAACAAGCTCGAAGCGGCCGACATCGAGTCCGAGCGTGACCATCGCATCGAGCTCCTCGCGCGATTTCATGAGCCCGAGCTCGGAGGCGAAGGAGGAGCCGGTACGCCCGGCCAGCACGACCGCCGTGACCAGCGGCGCCAGCTCGGTCACAATGACCGTTCCGACCAGGTTCACCACGAAATTGTCCACGCCGAAGCGGCTGAGCTGAACAATCGCCTGGAACGCGAGGATGACGCCGATCAGGAACCCGAGCAGCGCGATGATCGGCATCGCATCGGAACCGCAGCTGTCCATATAATAGCAGACGCTGCGCCACTTCAGCTGCCGCGGGTGCCGCAGCGACTGCGAGGTGGAACGGAGAAGCTGGTGTGAAAAGCCGAGGAAACCGAAGAACTCGTTCCACATCGCAATCGACGAGTCGGCGATCTGCAGACAGAGCTCCCGCAGCGACCGTTCGCGCTTGATTCCGTCCATTACCGGACATCCCCGAGTTCGGTGCGGCTCCAGAGCGCAAGACGGTCAGCCAGCCGGCCGACCGCCACGCCGGCGGCCCGGGCCACGGCTTCGGCGGAATCTTCCTCGACCGGAACCGAGAAATCGAAGCGGAACTCCCTCCGGTCGTCCGGCAGCGACCAGCTGCCGGCCAGACGGAACTCCTTCCG
This Victivallis lenta DNA region includes the following protein-coding sequences:
- a CDS encoding MlaD family protein, with translation MNEANRLKLGGFLLISIALLVIGFISVGVGKLFEPRYRAMTVLNTSVEGLAVGSPVKYLGLPVGKITAMTMRQKDGYIAVYFDIFPSAVEQDDDLAGDYAPGGTNFATVMRKKNMSCFINAAGIMGGAYLELSVSDSLPPAMPHLDVQPGDGVIYIPSRPSHIGNAIQNISRMLDELEKVNFIQLADKLNETLDNMSEILNRGELKSTLNNINQICSNLETSSRRLQAALSEENVQKVNRAIDNLDAGILSLRKFGDSPELGTMVRSLNTFLTDASAAIKKAEAGGAKLSDDAAALKLRLEMTLTRLDNSLRQLQEFTQNVENDPNQFVKGRQEKPVLP
- a CDS encoding MlaE family ABC transporter permease, whose protein sequence is MDGIKRERSLRELCLQIADSSIAMWNEFFGFLGFSHQLLRSTSQSLRHPRQLKWRSVCYYMDSCGSDAMPIIALLGFLIGVILAFQAIVQLSRFGVDNFVVNLVGTVIVTELAPLVTAVVLAGRTGSSFASELGLMKSREELDAMVTLGLDVGRFELVPKLIALIFVMPGLTIISDVCGIVGGMFIVCSMLNTSIAEYLSKTFEVIQPVDLAQGIVKSMLFAVIVAAVGCWKGVSAERDAQGVGKATTGAVVTSIFLIVVTDAAMTALFSFVS